The Daphnia pulex isolate KAP4 chromosome 3, ASM2113471v1 genome includes a region encoding these proteins:
- the LOC124189895 gene encoding NADH dehydrogenase [ubiquinone] 1 beta subcomplex subunit 2, mitochondrial-like, which translates to MNRAIQLLVKSARVIKPATRTISTTPAMNSGAWAYRSTGSHFLPKKHYMAAEFIGAVMWYWILIHLWHEPEHITGDFPYPDPSKWTNAELGIPEE; encoded by the exons atgaatcgaGCAATACAACTGTTGGTAAAAAGTGCTAGGGTAATTAAGCCTGCAACAAGGACCATTAGCACCACACCTGCTATGAATTCAGGAGC CTGGGCATATCGCTCAACTGGAAGTCATTTTCTGCCAAAGAAACATTATATGGCTGCTGAATTTATTGGAGCCGTTATGTGGTACTGGATTCTGATTCACTTATGGCATGAACCAGAACATATTACG GGTGATTTCCCTTATCCTGACCCTTCAAAATGGACAAATGCAGAACTTGGAATTCCTGAAGAGTAA
- the LOC124189894 gene encoding store-operated calcium entry-associated regulatory factor-like isoform X1 encodes MRNFVFIVFVVCCLGSTFGGSSDSVKLSNIQVLTLYHGKMTNGRRSSPVPQLKCAGGTAGCGAFTPQVVQCYNRGSDGDDVQWECKTDMDNAYRFGKISVSCEGYSYPDDPYVLKGSCGLEYSIDLTKEGYGNQQGHNYYGNADHTNDKRSNSYYTNDKRSNSYHTQESTGSSIGGLIILVVAGLMIYALYKTCIAPAAEQVFQSSTTSDDFGGYPGGDPYRANAPPPPGFRSEFSPNTGSPFGASCGGDQAGFGSRPASGRTGTGSGTGAGGFWTGAATGGLLGYMFGSRGNTRPTQTYRTTRDDYSDNAFWGGATGRGSGNSSFGGTPSTGTRTASGFGGTTRR; translated from the exons ATGaggaattttgtatttatcgTATTTGTTGTATGCTGTCTCGGTAGCACATTTGGAGGTTCTTCAG ATTCTGTCAAGCTATCTAACATTCAAGTACTAACCCTTTATCATGGCAAAATGACCAATGGCAGGCGTTCTTCCCCAGTACCACAATTGAAATGTGCTGGAGGAACTGCAGGTTGTGGAGCATTTACACCTCAG GTGGTCCAGTGTTACAATAGAGGTTCAGATGGTGATGATGTTCAATGGGAATGCAAGACTGATATGGATAATGCTTACCGATTTGGAAAAATCTCTGTTTCATGTGAAGGCTACTCTTATCCAGATGATCCTTATGTTCTAAAAGGATCCTGTGGA ctAGAGTATTCTATAGACTTAACCAAAGAAGGCTATGGAAATCAACAAGGACATAACTATTATGGAAATGCCGATCATACAAATGATAAAAGAAGCAATTCCTATTACACAAATGATAAAAGAAGCAATTCTTATCATACCCAAGAGTCTACAGGTTCCTCTATCGGAGGTCTTATTATTCTAGTTGTTGCTGGATTGATGATTTATGCCCTTTACAAGACATGCATTGCACCTGCTGCTGAACAAGTATTTCAGTCAAG tacCACCAGTGACGATTTCGGTGGATATCCTGGCGGTGATCCATATCGCGCAAATGCTCCTCCACCACCGGGATTCCGCTCAGAATTTTCGCCAAATACCGGATCTCCATTTGGAGCGTCATGTGGTGGAGACCAAGCTGGGTTTGGTAGTAGGCCTGCTAGTGGCCGCACCGGCACAGGCTCGGGCACAGGTGCTGGGGGATTTTGGACAGGTGCAGCTACAGGAGGACTGCTCGGTTACATGTTCGGAAGTCGAGg AAATACGAGACCAACCCAAACATACAGAACTACTCGGGATGATTACTCCGACAATGCTTTTTGGGGTGGAGCTACAGGGAGAGGTAGTGGAAATTCGTCATTTGGAGGAACACCAAGCACTGGAACCAGGACAGCATCAGGGTTCGGAGGAACGACACGCCGTTAA
- the LOC124189894 gene encoding store-operated calcium entry-associated regulatory factor-like isoform X2 produces the protein MRNFVFIVFVVCCLGSTFGGSSDSVKLSNIQVLTLYHGKMTNGRRSSPVPQLKCAGGTAGCGAFTPQVVQCYNRGSDGDDVQWECKTDMDNAYRFGKISVSCEGYSYPDDPYVLKGSCGLEYSIDLTKEGYGNQQGHNYYGNADHTNDKRSNSYHTQESTGSSIGGLIILVVAGLMIYALYKTCIAPAAEQVFQSSTTSDDFGGYPGGDPYRANAPPPPGFRSEFSPNTGSPFGASCGGDQAGFGSRPASGRTGTGSGTGAGGFWTGAATGGLLGYMFGSRGNTRPTQTYRTTRDDYSDNAFWGGATGRGSGNSSFGGTPSTGTRTASGFGGTTRR, from the exons ATGaggaattttgtatttatcgTATTTGTTGTATGCTGTCTCGGTAGCACATTTGGAGGTTCTTCAG ATTCTGTCAAGCTATCTAACATTCAAGTACTAACCCTTTATCATGGCAAAATGACCAATGGCAGGCGTTCTTCCCCAGTACCACAATTGAAATGTGCTGGAGGAACTGCAGGTTGTGGAGCATTTACACCTCAG GTGGTCCAGTGTTACAATAGAGGTTCAGATGGTGATGATGTTCAATGGGAATGCAAGACTGATATGGATAATGCTTACCGATTTGGAAAAATCTCTGTTTCATGTGAAGGCTACTCTTATCCAGATGATCCTTATGTTCTAAAAGGATCCTGTGGA ctAGAGTATTCTATAGACTTAACCAAAGAAGGCTATGGAAATCAACAAGGACATAACTATTATGGAAATGCCGATCAT ACAAATGATAAAAGAAGCAATTCTTATCATACCCAAGAGTCTACAGGTTCCTCTATCGGAGGTCTTATTATTCTAGTTGTTGCTGGATTGATGATTTATGCCCTTTACAAGACATGCATTGCACCTGCTGCTGAACAAGTATTTCAGTCAAG tacCACCAGTGACGATTTCGGTGGATATCCTGGCGGTGATCCATATCGCGCAAATGCTCCTCCACCACCGGGATTCCGCTCAGAATTTTCGCCAAATACCGGATCTCCATTTGGAGCGTCATGTGGTGGAGACCAAGCTGGGTTTGGTAGTAGGCCTGCTAGTGGCCGCACCGGCACAGGCTCGGGCACAGGTGCTGGGGGATTTTGGACAGGTGCAGCTACAGGAGGACTGCTCGGTTACATGTTCGGAAGTCGAGg AAATACGAGACCAACCCAAACATACAGAACTACTCGGGATGATTACTCCGACAATGCTTTTTGGGGTGGAGCTACAGGGAGAGGTAGTGGAAATTCGTCATTTGGAGGAACACCAAGCACTGGAACCAGGACAGCATCAGGGTTCGGAGGAACGACACGCCGTTAA